The Sulfurimonas aquatica genomic sequence ACTAACCCACATAACAATACTGCTCCGAGAAAAGCAGATCTATATTATGATAAATCTCTTACAGATTTTGAATATTTATCGACTCAAAAAGGTCTAGAAGGCAGAATACGTTACTATCAAGGTTCTACTCTTCATGAACTTGAAATAGTATTTTTATTTGATAGTGATGAAATTAAAGAGCTATTTAATGAGACAAAGTTAAGTTTCTTTTTTTATTTTGGACTTTTTCCTATAGTTTTACTTTATCTGTCATGGACAATAATTAAATACTCAATTGTAAAACCTTTAGAAAAACTAAGAGCATATGCATACCATCAAAGTGATATACCAAAAAAATTATATATACATGAGATGGAAGCTATACGTTCATCTATGGTGCAAACATTCTCTAGACTTGATAGGGAACAAAAAGAGTTATATAAAATGGCAAGGACTGATATTTTAAGTGGATTAGCTAATAGGGTATCACTTAAAGAGTATCTTGAGAGGTTAATATTAGATAGTGATTATGATAAAAAAGAGTTTGCTTTTTTGTTTTTAGATTTAGACCATTTCAAAAGTGTAAATGATGAACTTGGTCACTTAGTTGGAGATGAACTACTAACAGTTGTCTCTTCTCGTGTTCAGGAGTTATTACCTGAAAATAGTTTTATTGCACGTGTTGGTGGGGATGAGTTTGTGATAATCTTGCACAATTATGCTTCACTTACTAGTTTAACTTCACTGATGGACCAACTGCAAGGTTGTATAGCTAATCAGTGGATCATTCAATCACACCCTATTCATATAACAAGTAGCATTGGTATCGCTTTTTATCCAAAAGATGCAAGGGATTTGACTACACTGATGCAACACTCAAATGTAGCTATGTATGAGGCAAAGAAAAAAGGGCGTGCACAGTATCATTTTTATACAGAAGTCTTAAATAAAAAGGTTCAAAACACAATTGCTCTTGATAAAGATATGCGTAAAGCACTTGAAAATAAAGAGTATGAACTTTACTATCAACCTAAAACAGATGTAGAGAGTGGACGAATTATTGGTGCTGAAGCACTTATTAGATGGAACTCACCTGATAGAGGTTTTGTTGGACCAAATGTATTTATTCCCTTGGCTGAAGAGAATGGATTTATCATAGAACTTGGAAACTGGGTTTTACAAGAGGCTGTAAATCAGCAGTTAGAGTGGAAGCAAAAGGGCATGGACATTACTATTTCAGTGAATGTTGCAACAAAGCAACTTTTAGATAATGCTTTTGAGTATGTATTTACATCTATAATGGATATGAGTGGCGTTGATCCTAGTAAAATTGATATAGAAATTACTGAGTATCTATTTTTAAAAGAGACACAAAAGAGTTTAAGAGTTTTAAATATGATACATGACTATGGCTCTACAATCTCTTTGGATGATTTTGGTACAGGCTACTCATCACTCTCTTATCTTAAAAGATTTCCTATTGATAACCTAAAAATCGATAAGGTTTTTATGGATGATTATGCAACTGAAGATGGTGCTGTGTTTGTTGAGACAATAGTAAAAATGGGCCAAACATTAAAGCTACATGTAATCGCTGAGGGAATTGAAGAAAAAGAACAGGTCGAATATCTTTCAAGTATTGGGTGTGTAGCTTATCAAGGATATTATTGCTCTAAACCTCTTAATGTAAATGAGTTTGAAAAGTTTTATAAGGCATACCTGACACTCTAATATTTGATGTATGTTAGATTAAGATTTTTTAATATAGAATAGGTGTAAAGATACTTTAGTGGGGCTAATATGAAATTTGATAAAAACTTAGATGATTTACTCTTTGATTTAGCTCCTAGCGCACTTATATTGCAATCTCTTGATGGTTCATTATTAAAAGTAAATGAAGAGTTTTTAAATATTATTGGACACACGAAAGAAGAACTTAATAACCTTTCTTACTGGGACTTAATACCTTTAGATGGGCACGAAGAAGAACAGGCACAACTTAAATATCTACAAAACGAGAGAGGAAATATTTCTCATAAAAAAGAGTATATTCATAGAGGTGGACACCATATTAATGTCTTGCTAAATAGAACACTGTTAGTGCACGAGAAAAAAGCATATATTTATACAAATATTATAGATATTACACACTCTGCAAAAAAAGAAGAAGTCTTAAATAGTGCACAAGAACTTGCACATATTGGCCACTGGTATTTAGATCTAATTACGGGTGAACTCTCATGGTCCGATGAAACATATCGTATCTTTGGGCTTCAACCACAAGAGTTTACTGCAACTTATGATTCATTTGTACAGAGGATATATGAAGATGATAGAGAGGCTGTAAATAGTGCATATACAAACTCTATAGAGTTAGATGAGGCTTATGAGATAGAACATAGAGTTATTCGTCCAGATGGCGAGATACGTTTTGTTATTGAAAAATGTAAACATTATCATGATAAAGGTGGAAAAATAATTGGCTCGATTGGTACTATAATAGATATTACAGAGAGAAAAGTGAATGAAGAGTTATTAATAGAAGCTAAAAACAGAGCTGAAGAGGCAAATTCAACTAAGAGTTCATTTGTTGCAAATATGTCTCATGAACTGCGAACACCCTTAAATGCTATTTTAGGTTTTTCGAATAAAATGTTTAAAGACCCAAATATGGGTAGTGAGCAAAAGTTACACTTACAAACTATAAGCTCTTCTGGAGAACACCTTCTTAATATGATTAATGATCTTTTAGATATGTCAAAAATTGAAGCTGGAGAGATGAAGGTCTATGATGAAGAGTTTGATTTACGTAAAACCATAAGAAGTATTTCTGAGCTGATGTCACACCAAGTCAATGCAGATTTAGTTACTTGTCAATTAAGTATAGATGAAAAATTACCAAAATTTATCATGTCTGATGAGAGTAAAATAAAGCAGATTTTATTTAATATAATAGGAAATGCTATTAAATTTACTAAAGAGGGACATATAAAATTTACAGTATTATTTTCTCAAGCCCATAGAAAGGATTCTTTAGAGATAGTTGTTGAGGATACTGGCTGTGGCATTGAAGAGAAGATGATTGAAAATATATTTAAACCCTTTGTTCAAAATGATGGCATTAAAAAGATAGAGGGGGGAACAGGACT encodes the following:
- a CDS encoding sensor histidine kinase, which encodes MKFDKNLDDLLFDLAPSALILQSLDGSLLKVNEEFLNIIGHTKEELNNLSYWDLIPLDGHEEEQAQLKYLQNERGNISHKKEYIHRGGHHINVLLNRTLLVHEKKAYIYTNIIDITHSAKKEEVLNSAQELAHIGHWYLDLITGELSWSDETYRIFGLQPQEFTATYDSFVQRIYEDDREAVNSAYTNSIELDEAYEIEHRVIRPDGEIRFVIEKCKHYHDKGGKIIGSIGTIIDITERKVNEELLIEAKNRAEEANSTKSSFVANMSHELRTPLNAILGFSNKMFKDPNMGSEQKLHLQTISSSGEHLLNMINDLLDMSKIEAGEMKVYDEEFDLRKTIRSISELMSHQVNADLVTCQLSIDEKLPKFIMSDESKIKQILFNIIGNAIKFTKEGHIKFTVLFSQAHRKDSLEIVVEDTGCGIEEKMIENIFKPFVQNDGIKKIEGGTGLGLSISRNLVNLMDGSLRVESEVQKGTKFYIILPIKVLEGSPEINAKPVQTHKTKKEKTKAVRVDLDPRTIDLSSRKLIIEAALIGSGMKIKKELDKIKDLDKDIYEFIQQKMKVYDFDSIVSLLKV
- a CDS encoding putative bifunctional diguanylate cyclase/phosphodiesterase: MLSIILVSVYAIFIKNYEEQREKTANLILNTIKDDVSEVSYLLSKSIKNNEKINKYRAILDRTTSNNSFVSTIMVIDGSEVLITTNPHNNTAPRKADLYYDKSLTDFEYLSTQKGLEGRIRYYQGSTLHELEIVFLFDSDEIKELFNETKLSFFFYFGLFPIVLLYLSWTIIKYSIVKPLEKLRAYAYHQSDIPKKLYIHEMEAIRSSMVQTFSRLDREQKELYKMARTDILSGLANRVSLKEYLERLILDSDYDKKEFAFLFLDLDHFKSVNDELGHLVGDELLTVVSSRVQELLPENSFIARVGGDEFVIILHNYASLTSLTSLMDQLQGCIANQWIIQSHPIHITSSIGIAFYPKDARDLTTLMQHSNVAMYEAKKKGRAQYHFYTEVLNKKVQNTIALDKDMRKALENKEYELYYQPKTDVESGRIIGAEALIRWNSPDRGFVGPNVFIPLAEENGFIIELGNWVLQEAVNQQLEWKQKGMDITISVNVATKQLLDNAFEYVFTSIMDMSGVDPSKIDIEITEYLFLKETQKSLRVLNMIHDYGSTISLDDFGTGYSSLSYLKRFPIDNLKIDKVFMDDYATEDGAVFVETIVKMGQTLKLHVIAEGIEEKEQVEYLSSIGCVAYQGYYCSKPLNVNEFEKFYKAYLTL